Proteins encoded within one genomic window of Streptomyces rubradiris:
- a CDS encoding carbon-nitrogen hydrolase family protein, with protein sequence MRTALLQSSGRPGSIAENLKVLDEAAGRAAAAGAGLLAAPEMFLTGYAIGDDIARLAEPADGDSADAVAEIATRHGLALVYGYPERDGDTVFNSAQLISADGTRLANYRKTHLFGCFERDHFTPGERQVVQAELNGLTVGLLICYDVEFPENVRAHALAGTDLLVVPTAQMHPFQFVAESMIPVRAFENQMYVAYVNRVGEEGEFEFVGLSVLAGPDGVARTRAGRAEQLVLADADPAFLAASRENNPYLADRRPGLYGSLV encoded by the coding sequence ATGCGCACCGCCCTGCTCCAGAGCTCCGGCCGTCCCGGCTCCATCGCCGAGAACCTCAAGGTCCTCGACGAGGCCGCGGGCCGCGCCGCCGCCGCGGGCGCCGGGCTGCTGGCCGCACCGGAGATGTTCCTCACCGGGTACGCGATAGGCGACGACATCGCCCGCCTCGCCGAGCCCGCCGACGGCGACTCCGCCGACGCGGTCGCCGAGATCGCCACCCGGCACGGCCTGGCCCTCGTCTACGGCTACCCGGAGCGCGACGGCGACACCGTCTTCAACTCCGCCCAGCTGATCTCGGCCGACGGCACCCGGCTCGCCAACTACCGCAAGACCCACCTCTTCGGCTGCTTCGAGCGCGACCACTTCACGCCGGGCGAGCGGCAGGTCGTCCAGGCCGAGCTGAACGGCCTCACCGTGGGCCTGCTGATCTGCTACGACGTCGAGTTCCCGGAGAACGTCCGGGCCCACGCCCTGGCCGGCACCGACCTCCTCGTCGTGCCGACCGCGCAGATGCATCCCTTCCAGTTCGTCGCCGAGTCGATGATCCCGGTGCGGGCCTTCGAGAACCAGATGTACGTCGCGTACGTCAACCGGGTCGGTGAGGAAGGGGAGTTCGAGTTCGTCGGCCTGTCCGTCCTCGCCGGTCCCGACGGCGTCGCCCGCACCCGTGCCGGCCGCGCCGAGCAGCTCGTGCTCGCCGACGCCGACCCCGCCTTCCTGGCCGCCTCCCGGGAGAACAACCCGTACCTGGCGGACCGCCGCCCCGGTCTGTACGGGTCCCTGGTCTGA
- a CDS encoding DUF5995 family protein, whose protein sequence is MASPLARPAAPTTPVDAVVARMRALDAALPARDGVAVFNRVYLTVTEEVGRRLGAGEFPDPRAAGTLDVRFAERYLTAVDAADEDRRPPACWRPLFQLRRHPGVRPLQFALAGVNAHIGHDLALAVVDTCRTLGCEPAALEDEFDRVGELLVALEERVREDLMPGPDLLQLADPLTHLLGSWSLERARDAAWAAARALWALRHCGGIAEEFTERLDAAVGFAGRMLLTPLPG, encoded by the coding sequence ATGGCTTCCCCCCTGGCGCGGCCCGCGGCACCCACCACCCCCGTCGACGCCGTCGTGGCGCGGATGCGCGCCCTGGACGCGGCCCTGCCCGCGCGGGACGGCGTCGCCGTGTTCAACCGCGTCTACCTCACCGTCACCGAGGAGGTCGGCCGGCGGCTGGGCGCGGGCGAGTTCCCCGATCCACGGGCGGCGGGCACCCTGGACGTGCGGTTCGCCGAGCGCTATCTGACGGCGGTCGACGCGGCCGACGAGGACCGCCGCCCGCCCGCCTGCTGGCGCCCGCTGTTCCAGCTCCGCCGCCACCCCGGGGTGCGCCCGCTCCAGTTCGCGCTGGCCGGCGTCAACGCCCACATCGGGCACGACCTGGCCCTGGCCGTGGTCGACACCTGCCGGACGCTCGGCTGCGAACCGGCCGCTCTGGAGGACGAGTTCGACCGGGTGGGCGAACTGCTCGTGGCGCTGGAGGAACGCGTCCGCGAGGACCTGATGCCGGGCCCGGACCTGCTCCAGCTCGCCGACCCGCTCACCCATCTGCTGGGCTCGTGGAGCCTGGAGCGGGCCCGGGACGCGGCCTGGGCGGCGGCCCGCGCCCTGTGGGCGCTGCGGCACTGCGGCGGGATCGCCGAGGAGTTCACCGAACGGCTGGACGCGGCGGTGGGGTTCGCGGGCCGGATGCTGCTGACTCCCCTTCCCGGCTGA
- a CDS encoding flavin monoamine oxidase family protein encodes MTSTVPNAVEHTDEQQPPITMFGPDFPYAYDDFLAHPAGLGQIPATEHGTEVAVIGGGLSGIVAAYELMKMGLKPVVYEADQIGGRLRTVGFDGCDDSLTAEMGAMRFPPSSTALQHYIDLVGLETRPFPNPLAEATPSTVVDLKGESHYAVTIDDLPQVYRDVAAAWNKCLEEGADFSDMNRAMRERDVPRIREIWAKLVEKLDNQTFYGFLCDSEAFKSFRHREIFGQVGFGTGGWDTDFPNSILEILRVVYTEADDHHRGIVGGSQQLPLRLWEREPEKIVHWPHGTSLKSLHTGGEPRPAVTRLHRTAGNRITVTDANGDIRTYQAAIFTAQSWMLLSKIACDDSLFPIDHWTAIERTHYMESSKLFVPVDRPFWLDKDEETGRDVMSMTLTDRMTRGTYLLDDGPDKPAVICLSYTWCDDSLKWLPLSANERMEVMLKSLGEIYPKVDIRKHIIGNPVTISWENEPYFMGAFKANLPGHYRYQRRLFTHFMQDRLPEDKRGIFLAGDDISWTAGWAEGAVQTALNAVWGVMHHFGGTTDPSNPGPGDVYDEIAPVELPED; translated from the coding sequence ATGACGTCCACGGTGCCCAACGCCGTCGAGCACACCGACGAGCAGCAGCCGCCGATCACCATGTTCGGCCCGGACTTCCCCTACGCCTACGACGACTTCCTCGCCCACCCGGCGGGCCTCGGCCAGATCCCGGCGACCGAGCACGGCACCGAGGTCGCGGTCATCGGCGGCGGCCTGTCCGGCATCGTCGCCGCCTACGAGCTGATGAAGATGGGCCTCAAGCCCGTCGTCTACGAGGCCGACCAGATCGGCGGCCGGCTCCGCACGGTCGGCTTCGACGGCTGCGACGACTCGCTGACCGCTGAGATGGGCGCGATGCGCTTCCCGCCGTCCTCCACCGCCCTCCAGCACTACATCGACCTGGTCGGCCTGGAGACCAGGCCCTTCCCGAACCCGCTGGCCGAGGCCACCCCGTCGACCGTGGTCGACCTCAAGGGCGAGTCGCACTACGCCGTCACCATCGACGACCTGCCCCAGGTGTACCGGGATGTCGCCGCGGCCTGGAACAAGTGCCTGGAGGAGGGCGCCGACTTCTCCGACATGAACCGCGCGATGCGCGAGCGGGACGTGCCGCGCATCCGGGAGATCTGGGCGAAGCTGGTCGAGAAGCTCGACAACCAGACCTTCTACGGCTTCCTGTGCGACTCCGAGGCGTTCAAGTCCTTCCGGCACCGGGAGATCTTCGGCCAGGTCGGCTTCGGCACCGGCGGCTGGGACACCGACTTCCCGAACTCCATCCTGGAGATCCTGCGCGTCGTCTACACCGAGGCCGACGACCACCACCGCGGCATCGTCGGCGGCTCCCAGCAGCTGCCGCTGCGCCTGTGGGAGCGGGAGCCGGAGAAGATCGTGCACTGGCCGCACGGCACCTCGCTGAAGTCCCTGCACACCGGCGGCGAGCCGCGCCCGGCCGTGACCCGGCTGCACCGCACCGCGGGCAACCGGATCACCGTGACGGACGCGAACGGCGACATCCGCACCTACCAGGCGGCGATCTTCACCGCCCAGTCCTGGATGCTGCTGTCCAAGATCGCCTGCGACGACTCCCTCTTCCCGATCGACCACTGGACCGCGATCGAGCGCACCCACTACATGGAGTCCAGCAAGCTCTTCGTGCCCGTGGACCGGCCGTTCTGGCTGGACAAGGACGAGGAGACCGGCCGGGACGTCATGTCGATGACGCTCACCGACCGCATGACCCGCGGTACGTACCTGCTCGACGACGGCCCCGACAAGCCCGCCGTGATCTGCCTGTCGTACACCTGGTGCGACGACAGCCTGAAGTGGCTGCCGCTGTCCGCTAACGAGCGGATGGAGGTCATGCTGAAGTCGCTCGGCGAGATCTACCCGAAGGTCGACATCCGCAAGCACATCATCGGCAACCCGGTGACGATCTCCTGGGAGAACGAGCCCTACTTCATGGGCGCGTTCAAGGCCAACCTGCCCGGCCACTACCGCTACCAGCGGCGCCTGTTCACCCACTTCATGCAGGACCGGCTGCCCGAGGACAAGCGGGGCATCTTCCTCGCCGGCGACGACATCTCCTGGACGGCCGGCTGGGCCGAGGGTGCCGTGCAGACCGCGCTGAACGCGGTGTGGGGCGTGATGCACCACTTCGGCGGCACGACCGACCCGTCGAACCCGGGCCCGGGTGACGTCTACGACGAGATCGCCCCGGTGGAGCTTCCCGAGGACTGA
- a CDS encoding Lrp/AsnC family transcriptional regulator, protein MLNDLDERIVHALAEDARRSYADIGQLIGLSAPAVKRRVDRLRATGAITGFTVRVDPAALGWETEGYIEIYCRSNTSPETIQRGLERYQEVVAASTVTGDADAIAQVFASDMRHFERVLERIAGEPFVERTKSVLVLSPLLRRFSSGAPG, encoded by the coding sequence GTGCTGAACGATCTCGACGAACGCATCGTGCACGCCCTCGCCGAGGACGCCCGCCGCTCCTACGCGGACATCGGGCAGCTGATCGGACTGTCCGCGCCCGCGGTGAAGCGGCGCGTGGACCGGCTGCGGGCCACCGGCGCCATCACCGGGTTCACCGTCCGGGTGGACCCGGCGGCGCTCGGCTGGGAGACCGAGGGATACATCGAGATCTACTGCCGGAGCAACACCTCCCCGGAGACCATCCAGCGGGGTCTGGAGCGGTACCAGGAGGTCGTGGCCGCGTCGACCGTCACCGGCGACGCGGACGCGATCGCCCAGGTCTTCGCCTCCGACATGCGGCACTTCGAGCGGGTCCTGGAGCGGATCGCGGGCGAGCCGTTCGTGGAACGCACCAAGTCCGTCCTGGTCCTGTCACCACTGCTGCGCCGCTTCTCCTCCGGGGCGCCGGGGTAG
- a CDS encoding MFS transporter yields MSPAREEVRRARYAVAAVFAVHGSVTGSFATRVPWIQDHAGLSAGQLGFALAFTAFGAACAMPLAGRVTHRFGSRTALRGLLAMWTLALVLPSVAPNLVTLCLALFVYGASSGMADVAMNALGVEVERLLGKSVMSGLHGMWSAGALTGSAAGTLAAHLGADARAHFALASAVLTVLGCAVCAWVLNVQPAEDEEPPPRFALPPRSALLIGAVGFCAVFAEGATLDWSAVFLRDRLDGSAGLAASATTGSMLTMAVARIAGDAVVNRFGAVRTVRAGGALAVLGGLLIVLARHPASAMTGFALMGLGIAVVVPLCFAAAGHAGPNPSQAIAGVATVTYTSGLIAPSLIGGVAQATSLMVSFCVVTALACGLVLFSGVLRAAERGDRAKAGPQSAAVSGPHS; encoded by the coding sequence ATGAGCCCCGCACGCGAGGAGGTCCGGCGCGCCCGGTATGCCGTGGCGGCCGTGTTCGCGGTGCACGGCTCCGTGACCGGGTCGTTCGCCACGCGGGTGCCCTGGATCCAGGACCATGCCGGGCTGAGCGCCGGGCAGCTGGGGTTCGCGCTGGCCTTCACCGCGTTCGGCGCGGCGTGCGCGATGCCGCTGGCGGGCCGGGTGACGCACCGGTTCGGCAGCCGTACGGCCCTGCGCGGGCTGCTGGCGATGTGGACGCTGGCCCTGGTGCTGCCGTCCGTCGCGCCGAACCTGGTCACCCTGTGCCTGGCGCTGTTCGTCTACGGCGCCTCCTCGGGCATGGCCGACGTCGCGATGAACGCGCTCGGTGTGGAGGTCGAGCGGCTGCTCGGCAAATCGGTGATGTCCGGGCTGCACGGCATGTGGAGCGCGGGCGCCCTGACCGGCTCGGCGGCCGGCACCCTGGCCGCACATCTCGGCGCGGACGCGCGGGCGCACTTCGCGCTCGCCTCGGCCGTCCTCACCGTGCTCGGCTGCGCGGTCTGCGCCTGGGTGCTTAACGTCCAGCCCGCCGAGGACGAGGAGCCGCCGCCGCGGTTCGCGCTGCCGCCGCGCTCGGCCCTGCTGATCGGCGCGGTCGGGTTCTGCGCGGTGTTCGCCGAGGGCGCGACCCTGGACTGGTCGGCGGTGTTCCTGCGGGACCGGCTGGACGGCTCGGCCGGGCTGGCGGCGTCCGCCACGACCGGCTCCATGCTGACCATGGCCGTGGCCCGGATCGCCGGGGACGCGGTGGTGAACCGCTTCGGCGCGGTCCGTACCGTGCGGGCCGGCGGGGCGCTGGCCGTGCTGGGCGGGCTGCTGATCGTGCTCGCGCGGCACCCGGCATCGGCGATGACCGGGTTCGCGCTGATGGGGCTCGGCATCGCGGTGGTCGTCCCGCTGTGCTTCGCCGCCGCCGGACACGCCGGCCCCAACCCGAGCCAGGCCATCGCGGGCGTGGCGACCGTCACCTACACCTCCGGGCTGATCGCGCCGAGCCTGATCGGCGGGGTGGCCCAGGCGACCAGCCTGATGGTGTCCTTCTGCGTGGTGACGGCGCTGGCCTGCGGGCTCGTCCTGTTCTCGGGCGTCCTGCGCGCCGCCGAACGCGGGGACCGCGCGAAGGCCGGTCCGCAGAGCGCGGCGGTGTCCGGACCGCACTCCTGA
- a CDS encoding uracil-xanthine permease family protein, whose translation MDLGVRWKLHGDGRTPAPGAVVRPDERLSWPRTVGLGAQHVVAMFGASFVAPVLMGLDPNLAIMMSGVATVIFLLATRGRVPSYLGCSLSFVGVAAVIRAQGGTSATVTGAVLVVGAVLFLVGLAVQRFGARIIHAAMPPIVTGAVVMLIGFNLAPVTASTYWPQDQWTALLVMLFTGLAVVCLRGFWSRIAIFLGLVFGYGISWAFDRVFGKIHSVGPSGKVTDHWRLDLSAVSHADWIGLPHLHGPSFQWSAVLVALPVVIALVAENAGHVKAVGEMTGDPLDDKLGTAISADGVASVLSTAVGGPPNTTYSENIGVMAATRVYSTAAYWAAAGFALLFGLCPKFGAVVAAIPGGVLGGITVILYGMIGLLGAQIWINAKVDLRNPLNLVPAAAGIIIGVGNVSMKFTDTFSLSGIALGTLVVITGYHALRAFAPAHLKTQEPLLDEGTSTYDTEADAETGSRADTRAPHAKS comes from the coding sequence ATGGACCTCGGCGTGCGCTGGAAACTGCACGGTGACGGGCGCACGCCCGCTCCCGGAGCGGTGGTACGCCCCGACGAACGGCTGTCCTGGCCCCGCACCGTGGGCCTGGGCGCCCAGCACGTGGTCGCGATGTTCGGCGCCTCCTTCGTGGCCCCCGTACTCATGGGCCTGGACCCGAACCTGGCGATCATGATGTCGGGCGTGGCGACCGTGATCTTCCTGCTCGCCACCCGCGGCCGGGTGCCGAGCTACCTCGGCTGCTCCCTGTCGTTCGTGGGCGTGGCCGCCGTCATCCGCGCCCAGGGCGGCACCAGCGCGACCGTGACCGGCGCGGTGCTCGTCGTCGGCGCGGTGCTGTTCCTGGTGGGCCTGGCCGTGCAGCGGTTCGGCGCGCGGATCATCCACGCCGCCATGCCGCCGATCGTGACCGGCGCCGTCGTCATGCTGATCGGCTTCAACCTGGCCCCGGTGACCGCGTCCACCTACTGGCCGCAGGACCAGTGGACCGCCCTGCTGGTGATGCTCTTCACCGGGCTGGCAGTCGTCTGCCTGCGCGGTTTCTGGTCGCGCATCGCCATCTTCCTGGGCCTGGTCTTCGGCTACGGCATCTCCTGGGCCTTCGACCGGGTCTTCGGCAAGATCCACTCCGTGGGCCCGAGCGGCAAGGTCACCGACCACTGGCGCCTGGACCTGTCCGCGGTCTCCCACGCCGACTGGATCGGGCTGCCCCATCTGCACGGGCCGTCCTTCCAGTGGTCGGCCGTCCTGGTCGCCCTGCCCGTGGTCATCGCCCTGGTCGCGGAGAACGCGGGCCACGTCAAGGCGGTCGGCGAGATGACCGGCGACCCGCTGGACGACAAGCTCGGCACGGCGATCTCCGCCGACGGTGTCGCCTCGGTGCTCTCCACCGCCGTCGGCGGTCCGCCGAACACCACCTACTCCGAGAACATCGGCGTGATGGCCGCGACCCGCGTGTACTCCACCGCCGCCTACTGGGCCGCCGCCGGCTTCGCGCTGCTCTTCGGCCTCTGCCCGAAGTTCGGCGCGGTCGTGGCGGCCATCCCGGGCGGGGTGCTCGGCGGCATCACCGTCATCCTCTACGGCATGATCGGCCTGCTCGGCGCCCAGATCTGGATCAACGCCAAGGTGGACCTGCGCAACCCGCTGAACCTGGTCCCGGCCGCCGCCGGCATCATCATCGGCGTCGGCAACGTCTCGATGAAGTTCACCGACACCTTCTCGCTCAGCGGCATCGCCCTCGGCACCCTGGTCGTCATCACCGGCTACCACGCGCTGCGCGCCTTCGCCCCGGCCCACCTGAAGACACAGGAGCCGCTGCTGGACGAGGGCACGTCGACGTACGACACGGAGGCGGACGCGGAGACCGGCTCGCGGGCGGACACCCGGGCGCCGCACGCCAAGTCCTAG
- a CDS encoding amino acid permease has protein sequence MLDQGAPPQNQIPAAPASPGVAARLMRRKPVERLVAEGGHGEGGQLRRSLGLWQLTMISIGATLGTGIFVVLGDAVPEAGPAVTLSFVIAGLTALFSALSYAELAGSIPVAGSSYSYAYATMGELVAWVCGWCLILEYGVSVAAVAVGWGEYLNELLDGTIGVTIPGVLSSAPGEGGVINLPALVVVLLAMVFLLGGARESARANTIMVCVKIVALVLFCAVGIMGFKSGNYADFMPLGMTGVSAAGATLFFSYIGFDAASTAGEEAKDPKRDLPRAIMLSLIIVTALYVLVAGVAVGAWNWKKFDGSEASLAAIMNDVSGQTFWGTMLALGAVISIASVVLTVLYGQTRILFAMSRDGLVPKALGKVHRKTGAPRLNTVIVSLFCGALAALIPLGKLVDATSIGTLFAFALVNIAVIVLRYKRPNLERTFKVPFGPVLPVLGFLFCAYNMFSLDTVTWVVFGCWMAAGLVFYFLYGYRRSRLATGDDLAVTAVK, from the coding sequence CCGCCCCCGCGTCCCCGGGCGTCGCCGCGCGCCTGATGCGTCGCAAGCCGGTGGAACGCCTGGTCGCGGAGGGCGGCCACGGCGAGGGAGGACAGCTTCGGCGCTCCCTCGGACTGTGGCAGCTGACCATGATCAGCATCGGTGCCACCCTCGGCACCGGCATCTTCGTCGTCCTCGGCGACGCCGTCCCCGAGGCCGGCCCCGCGGTCACCCTGTCCTTCGTGATCGCCGGGCTCACCGCGCTGTTCTCGGCCCTGTCCTACGCCGAGCTGGCGGGCAGCATCCCGGTCGCCGGCTCCTCGTACTCGTACGCATACGCAACGATGGGCGAGCTGGTCGCCTGGGTCTGCGGCTGGTGCCTGATCCTGGAGTACGGCGTCTCGGTGGCCGCCGTCGCCGTCGGCTGGGGCGAGTACCTGAACGAGCTGCTGGACGGCACCATCGGCGTCACCATCCCGGGCGTGCTGTCCTCGGCCCCCGGCGAGGGCGGCGTCATCAACCTGCCCGCGCTGGTCGTCGTCCTGCTGGCGATGGTGTTCCTGCTCGGCGGCGCCCGCGAGTCCGCCCGCGCCAACACGATCATGGTGTGCGTGAAGATCGTCGCCCTCGTGCTGTTCTGCGCGGTCGGCATCATGGGCTTCAAGTCCGGCAACTACGCCGACTTCATGCCGCTCGGCATGACCGGCGTCAGCGCCGCCGGCGCCACGCTGTTCTTCTCGTACATCGGCTTCGACGCCGCCTCCACCGCCGGCGAGGAGGCCAAGGACCCCAAGCGGGACCTGCCGCGGGCGATCATGCTGTCGCTGATCATCGTCACCGCGCTGTACGTGCTCGTCGCGGGTGTCGCCGTCGGCGCCTGGAACTGGAAGAAGTTCGACGGCTCGGAGGCATCCCTCGCCGCGATCATGAACGATGTCAGCGGCCAGACCTTCTGGGGCACGATGCTGGCGCTCGGCGCGGTCATCTCCATCGCGAGCGTGGTGCTCACCGTGCTCTACGGCCAGACCCGCATCCTGTTCGCGATGTCCCGCGACGGCCTGGTGCCCAAGGCGCTCGGCAAGGTCCACCGCAAGACCGGCGCCCCCCGCCTCAACACGGTGATCGTCTCCCTGTTCTGCGGTGCGCTCGCCGCCCTCATCCCGCTGGGCAAGCTCGTCGACGCCACCAGCATCGGCACCCTGTTCGCCTTCGCCCTGGTCAACATCGCGGTCATCGTGCTGCGCTACAAGCGGCCGAACCTGGAGCGGACCTTCAAGGTGCCGTTCGGGCCGGTGCTGCCGGTGCTCGGCTTCCTGTTCTGCGCGTACAACATGTTCAGCCTCGACACCGTGACCTGGGTCGTCTTCGGATGCTGGATGGCCGCCGGGCTCGTGTTCTACTTCCTGTACGGCTATCGCCGTTCCCGTCTCGCGACCGGCGACGACCTCGCGGTGACGGCAGTGAAGTGA